The Glutamicibacter mishrai DNA window GTAGATGCATTGACTAACTACCTCACCGGCGTGGGTTTCCCTGATGTCAAGTCTGCATCATTCCAGAAGTACTGGCCGGCTGACGTTCACGTCATCGGCAAGGACATTTCACGGTTCCATGCCATCTACTGGCCTGCATTCCTGATGTCTGCCAAGCTTCCTTTGCCGAAGCGCGTGATGATCCATGGATTCCTTCACAACAACGGTGTCAAGATGTCCAAGTCATTGGGCAACACCGTTTCGCCTGATGACTTCGTGAACCGCTACGGCCTGGACCAGGTCCGGTACTTCTTCCTGCGCGAAGTTCCTTTCGGAGCCGACGGCAGCTACAACCACGAGACCATCGTCGCCCGTATCAATGGGGACCTCGCCAACAACTTCGGCAACCTCGCTCAGCGCTCGTTGTCGATGGTCGCCAAGAACTGCGGCGGGGTAGTACCTACGCCTGGTGAGTTGCTTGAAGCCGACCAGCAGATTCTTGATGCTGCCGGGAAGCTTCTAGAAGCCAACCGGGACGCATACTCGCGTCAGGAATTCAGCAAAGCTCTGGAAGCCGTTTGGCACGTATTGGGTGATACCAATGCGTACTTCGCGGAACAAGAGCCTTGGAAGCTGAAGAAGACTGATCCTGAGCGCATGGCCACGGTGCTTTACGTGACAATCGAAATCGTTCGCAAGGTCGCACTGCTTCTGCAACCGGTTCTGCCTCAGGCCATGACCGCCATGCTGAATTCTTTGGCGGTTGGCGAAGGGTCGGCCCGTACCTTCGAATACTTTGACACTGCTTTGGTTCCAGGCACCGAGTTGCCAGCGCCATCCCCAGTGTTCCCTCGATACGAGGAAGAGAAGTAGCCAAAGCTACTCAGGCAAAGAAGCTGCCGGCCAGGCAGAGAACTCACGTTCTCTGCCTGGCCGGCAGCTTTCGTTTGAGCCGTTACAGATTCTCTGCGTCTACGGGCTGACAACGCCGGTCTGGTAAGCAATGACTACGGCTTGAACCCGATCCCGGGCGTCTAGCTTGGCCAATATGTGGCCAACATGGGTTTTGACCGTGGCTTCAGAGAGGAAGAGCTCCTCGGCGATTTCAGGATTGGATCGACCCAGCGCGATAAGGCCGAAGACTTCGCGTTCCCGTCGAGTCAGCGAATCCACGAGAGCTGACAGCTGCTCATTGCCTTGAGCGCTTTCCTTCTTCAGCAGTGGTGCCATATGATCCAGCAATCGGCGAGTGGTCGAAGGAGCGATCACTGCATCGCCGCGATTCACCGTGCGAATGGATTCAAGCAACTCTTCGGGCGGTGCATCTTTCAAAAGGAATCCGCTGGCGCCAGCCTGGATCGCGCTTAAAGCGTACTCATCCATGTCGAATGTTGTCAGCACAATGACCTTTGGGCCCTCGGCAGCGGTTTTAGATGGATCAAGCAAACGTTCTGTTGCTTCGATGCCATCCATTTCCGGCATTCGCACATCCATGAGGATGACGTCAGCTTGATTCATCAGGGGAGTGGCGATAGCCTCTCGGCCATTGCTTGCTTCAACA harbors:
- a CDS encoding response regulator yields the protein MENDNAIKVALVDDQLLVRSGFRMLINSQEDMQVIVEASNGREAIATPLMNQADVILMDVRMPEMDGIEATERLLDPSKTAAEGPKVIVLTTFDMDEYALSAIQAGASGFLLKDAPPEELLESIRTVNRGDAVIAPSTTRRLLDHMAPLLKKESAQGNEQLSALVDSLTRREREVFGLIALGRSNPEIAEELFLSEATVKTHVGHILAKLDARDRVQAVVIAYQTGVVSP
- the metG gene encoding methionine--tRNA ligase — translated: MTSQQKPFYITTAISYPNGTPHIGHAYEVVATDVMARFKRLDGHDVFFMTGTDEHGQKMMQTAEKLGITPAQLAQRNSDAFQAMNDELGTSYDRFIRTTDADHHAAAQELWRRMEANDDIYLDKYAGWYSVRDEAFYTEEQTEVREDGIRYATETDTEVTWTEEESYFFRLSKYQDKLLAYYNENPEFGAPRSRFNEVVRFVEGGLTDLSISRTTFDWGIPVPGNEKHVMYVWVDALTNYLTGVGFPDVKSASFQKYWPADVHVIGKDISRFHAIYWPAFLMSAKLPLPKRVMIHGFLHNNGVKMSKSLGNTVSPDDFVNRYGLDQVRYFFLREVPFGADGSYNHETIVARINGDLANNFGNLAQRSLSMVAKNCGGVVPTPGELLEADQQILDAAGKLLEANRDAYSRQEFSKALEAVWHVLGDTNAYFAEQEPWKLKKTDPERMATVLYVTIEIVRKVALLLQPVLPQAMTAMLNSLAVGEGSARTFEYFDTALVPGTELPAPSPVFPRYEEEK